Genomic segment of Pseudomonadota bacterium:
ATCGATATTTATTTCTTTTAACAGTTTCCCAATATCTCTTGGTGAATTTTCTAACTCGTCTTTTTCTTTTAGGTGCTGTATCGCCTTATCCCATCTAGCTTCTGTTTTAAAAGAATCTACAAAAGTTTGCCATTTTCCTCTAGCGGTATATTCACTCCCCCAATTTTCTCGGTGTACTTCCTTAAACTGTTCCGATACATACTTTCCCATCATTATCGGAATTGGCTGTCCCCCCAGCAAGAAGGGTTGAGCGTAATTTTTAACCACTACTCCTTCTAGTTTGATTGTCTTTCCCTCTATCTCTTTTGACCCCAAAATACTTTCTATATCTAATAATTTTTTGAGTTCGTCTGGGGATTCTATTTTTCCACTAAATAGCAAGGGAACTGTCTCAATATCTATGTCGTCAGCATACTTTTTTAGTTCCTCATATTTGCTTACGAATTTTCCGCTAGATAATACTCCGAATAAAATAATGTTATGTCTAGGAACTCTGTTATATACCAGAACATTATGTTTCGGGTTGTCTAAAATCTCACAATAGTAAACAGTGTTATCGGGAAGCGTGCTTTCTATGCTTAGGACATAATCCATTCCCTTCCTGAACATCTTCTGCGGATTCCCTTCAAAAAGTTGAGCCCCTTTGCTTCTCATAAAGAACTCGCCATTTACTTTTCCAAATGAGAATTGGCTACCATCTATTTTTTCTGTTACCTCTACCTCGTCAAGAAATAACCTACTAACAAAGTCTGTCCCTACTGCAAATATTTTTGGGAATGATTGTATCATTTTTTCTCCTTTTAATTATTAAATTGGTGGCGGGTAGCAGAGTCGAACTGCTTACGCTGGCTTATGAGGCCAGAATGTTACCGTTACACTCACCCGCTAAATGGTGCGTGATGATGGATTCGAACCACCGTAATCTTGCGATAAGTGGGTTACAGCCACTCTCCTTTAACCACTCGGACAATCACGCAGAAGTGAGCAGTTATCGGTTCCCCAACAACTGCTTTTTACCGTGAATATTGTAAATTCACGCCATAACTGTTTTCGAACTTGTAAGGATTTCTTACAAGTTCAATTAGTCCATATTGGAGGACAGATACTGCATCTCTCTAATCCACTTGTACCAGTGGACGCAAGGTCTGTTACACTTTAGGTAGGTTTCTTGGTCAGCGAGGCGACAGGTTTTACAAATGAGTTTTGTTTTCCAGTCGTACACTGATATATTCCCCTCCTTTTACGCAGATTCTCAGAAAGTAACAGCAGTCGCAGTAAGATACCTTTCTCCGACAATGAGTATCGAAAAATTGGTGAAACTCTCTGTGGTCTTTAGAACAGAGTTTTACTTGGACTTTGCGTTCTGCTTTTGTAGGGTGATTACGCTTAGGCCAATGGTAATGGTGTTTAGTTAGTCGTGGTTCGATTTTCCCGCAAAGGATACACTGCACATTAAACACCTCCGAAGTAGAGAACTCCCTTAACCGTGGTAAAGACTGGGATCTTGTGCTTGATTGCAAATGCGACTTCTTTGTCGGCTCCGCTTGATTCACCTGGTATTCTTAGAATACAATCACAGGCTAGGAGCCATTCGAGGTCATAGGCGAGCCATTCTTCATACCCTCTTGGACTTAGGAAGTGCCAGAAGTGATTGAGGTGAGGTATGAATGGAATTACGCCTTTGTCGAGAAGTTCGTCAGCTACTAGAATAGCTTTTCTAGAATTCTCGGCGGGGTCTGGGTTGGTGTACGGACCGCTAATGAAGCATTTTTTCATTTAAATCCCCTCCAATATATTTTTTCATATCCCGATAGCAGGGAAGGATGTCCCCAGTAGCACGCCGTCAAAGCGACTCTCTGAGGTCTTTTAGACTGCTTCGTGTAAGGCGTATTAGACGTGTTGTTCCAGTGACCGAATCAAACCCTGGCACAAAATACACAATCGTTTGTGAAACGCACCGTCTGAGATTTTCAACTCTAGTAATGCTACGGGCAGAGAACACTACTCTCTGCTTGCGACCTATCTTACGCTTAGGCTAACGCCCTCCCTACTAACGAGATATGAAAGTTTAATGTACTTGAGATTACTCTCACTTATTGGGGGATATATCTTGCCTGATTCCGTGGATAAGGGCTAACGCTCCGAACCGTCAATCTCAGCACCCCCATAGGTGAGGATAATGTTTAGGACATTAAGCCTCTCTTTCTTGGTCTAGTAGGGCGAGAACTTGTTCTTTTAATCTTCTACCGCTTCCACCACCAGATACATCAATCTTTTTTATCTTCTTTTTTAGGTTATCTATATATTGTTGCTTGGATATTGGGTCTTTAATCTCTACATCATAATCTCGGCTGTGTAATCCGCATTTTTCACAAATGATTCCGAAACTGTGGTCGCATAGACCTTGCTTAAAAGACTTGTTTAATGATTCTGGTATTTCTATTCCTTTGCTCATTTCTCCTCCAAGGTGGTTAATACATCGTCTATGAGTGCTATTTCACTTGAGTTCATCCTTAATATGTTTCTGCGTTTATATTCCAATACCTTTTCCCTCATCTGGGCTTGTTGGGTGGAGAGGGCTTCTTCTAATTCTGTTTCTGTATATAATTTAGTCCAACCTTTTTTCATTTTCCCCCCAAATTTAGTTCAGATTTAATTCTTTGAAACTCGCAAGGACCTTCAATTCCCATAAAGAAGTTTCCGCATTTAACACACTGATAACCACCTAGCTCATCGCTTCCTTGAAGTATGTGTGTATGACTCTTCTCACTACCACGAGGGTATTTCTTCTCTTGCTCTTCTAGTAGTTCATATAGTTTTAGGGAGACTGCTTTCCCTCGCTTATCTATTGTTTTCCAAGTGTCACCCATAAACTCAAAGTCTATTTGAACTCCAGCGATTGCCATAGTAGCAACTCGTAGTCTTTCTCTCTTGATAAATTGGTCAAACTCATCTTGATTTTCAAAGTCAATAATCCGTGGGATTATCTCGTCTATCTTTATCCAGTTTCTATTTAATACCCCTATCTTTGTCTCTACGGATAACTTTTTCATTTATGTACCTCCGCATGATGTTGGCGGCAGAGCCACGCAACATTTAGCTTATTTAGTTTATCGTACCCATTCCAGTGGTGGGCGACGACTTTTTTATCCGACCCACAGATAAAGCAATTTTCTTTTACCAGTTTCCCTTTTACGAGAGCCTGATACACAGTCGAATGAGCATTTATTTTATCTCGATGCTCTTTTTTATACTTCAACGATTTTTCCCTACGTATTTGAAGATGCTCTTCATCTAGTCCCTTTTTATATTCGGATATCTGGAGGATGAGACACTTCTTACACCTAGCTCTGCGAAGGTAGAAATCGCATAGGGGCTTACTTTCTCCACAGGAGGTACAAGTTTTCGTGCTTACCTGTTGGTCTATTGGTTCTATCATTTGTCCTCCCAAAAGTTATTTTCATAAAAGTTGTGCCTATCCTTCATATCTTTGCTTAGACTGAGAATCGGCATTACCACATAAGTCAATAAACTAAAAACTGCGAATGGCGTTAGTATAATTATTAATGTTGTTTTCATCTTTCCTCCTCCTTCTCTGACTCAATTAAGAGTTTTGTTAACAATTTTGGCATATATCCTTCTTCTTCTAGGGACAAAAGAATGTGTTTCGGGGTAAGATTCGACAAGTTAATTTTGTTTCTTTCTTCTTCCCCATCAACAACATAAATTCCATCAAGTAAGCGGTGAAGATTGTTATGGAAATGACCATGGATATTCAAATCCCACTCCGAAGACTCTCTTAGAGGTAGGTGTGAAAAGATAACCTTGTTTCCCCCAAACTCGAGTGTAATACTTTCGCACACACTATCCCAACCGTGAGAGAGATACCACCCGTAACTCTTACCGTCATGGTTTCCTCTGGTAAGAACCTTTTTACACCTAAGTTTGGACAACCTTTCATGAACCTCGGCATCCTTTCCGATACAGACATCTCCTAGATGGATGAGTAAATCGTCTTCTCTAATAACATCTAAACCCTTCCAGATACGAACATTGAAATCTTCGGGTCTTCCACAATACTCAACCATCTTATCGTGATTGAAGTGAGTGTCAGTTATAATCCATATATTCATCTCTCCTCCTTCCCTGATTCAAACATTTATTACTATTACTAATCCGAGTCCTAAAACTGCGAATGTCGCTACTATCTGGTTATCATCATTCCGTGTGCTTGACACTTCTACGAGGATAAATTCCGTGCTTCCTAGTGTTCTCCAGTTGTTGAAAAATACTATTGCCATCTTATCTCTCCTCCTTCTCTGACTTCAGAGAGGTTATTCTTATTTCGTGACCTAAATCTTGATAACTGACTGATTCAGATACCTTAACCATAGCCCTCGCCAATATTTCGTCACGCTTTCCATCTAGGCGTTTCTTGGCATCTTCAATAATCAAGTCAAGTTCTACTTCTAGTTGATGGTCTATCGCAACTTTCAACCAGTTTGGTAATTCACCTTTAGCTATTTTAGTTGTTGCCATCTCTCTCCTCCTTCTCTGACTCAAGCTCAAACCTTATTTGTTCCATTGCGGCTAAATAACCACAATTCCACTCTTTATCAAATTGTTTAGAAGATTCTATCCAACTGTCTATCTTCTTCAATACTTCGTTTTTGTAAGTTGCGATTGATTTTTGTTTTTTGTTTTGGTTTTCTATCTTAAAGCCTAATGCGGCGAGAAAATCAGGTAATTGAGATTTTTTAAGCGGTTTTATTCCGCCTTTTCCATAAAATTTTGCACTGTCTAATTCAGCGCCACAAAGGTTAGCGCCACAAAGGTTAGCGCCACAAAGGTTAGCGCCACAAAGGTTAGCGTCACGAAGGTCAGCGTCACGAAGGTCAGCGTCACGAAGGTTAGCGTCACGAAGGTTAGCGTCACAAAGGTTAGCGTCACGTAGGTCAGCGTCACGAAGGTCAGCGTCACGTAGGTCAGCGCCATTATCTACCGCTTCCAATATTGCCTCTCGTTTAGTCTCTTTTTCTGATTCGTAAATGGCTACTCCCGTAAGCCAGTGACAGAGAGTGATTTTGGTTTTCTCTTTTTTATTCTTATTGTCTATTTCGTTGATATATTTCTTCACGTCTTCTAGGTTTTCTATTACTTGGTCTTTTGTTAGTTTCATTTCTCCTCCTTCTCTGACTCAAACTTTAACGCTATGTATTTAAATAAACATCTTTGATGGTAGTATTTTTTATGGTTACCATATCTATCTGTTGCATAACTAAACGATGGGTTGCTCCTTAGGTTCCATAAGCTACCTCCACAATATCTACATACCTCCATCTTATTCCTCCTTCTCTGACTTCATATCGTTGATTAGTTGTTCAAGGTCAGATAAAGCACTGTTATAAGCGAATACTTCTCTGACATCAACAACATTTCCGTCGTCATAACCACCCCAAGTCTTCCATATCTTATTCATCTTCTCTAGCACTTCGTTTAGAGTGTCTTGGCGGGACTTAGAGACAAGTCTCATAAGTTTTTCTATTTCTTTTTCCATAACTATTATTCCTCCTTTAGTTTTTTTACCATTGACTTTAGTTGTTTTCTTATCTCTATCCAATCCCTCTTGGGTCGTGGGTTCTTGCTGTAGTTATATGCCATTTCTTTCATTTTGTCGTATCTACCAGGGAAGGCTTCTTCTAGCCACCTTGTGAACTCTACAGGGTTTTGGTGGGCTGATTTTGCCCCCATCGAGTGACATCCTGCACATAGGCATAGTAAATTAAAAGGCTCAGCAGCAGTACCGCTATAAGTAACGGGCATGATGTGAGCCCCATGCATTTGTGATTCGTATTTAGTTTTACCGCATTTCTCACAGGTCCAATTAGCCAATATCTTTACATACAATTTAGCTTCATCTACTGCCAAGTCTTTTAATGTCTTTGCCACTTCCCCTCCTCTTATAGATATTCAGCGACAAGCGAGCACGGACAGAACTCGCTGTATCGCCACAATACTAGGTACGATA
This window contains:
- a CDS encoding RNA ligase family protein is translated as MIQSFPKIFAVGTDFVSRLFLDEVEVTEKIDGSQFSFGKVNGEFFMRSKGAQLFEGNPQKMFRKGMDYVLSIESTLPDNTVYYCEILDNPKHNVLVYNRVPRHNIILFGVLSSGKFVSKYEELKKYADDIDIETVPLLFSGKIESPDELKKLLDIESILGSKEIEGKTIKLEGVVVKNYAQPFLLGGQPIPIMMGKYVSEQFKEVHRENWGSEYTARGKWQTFVDSFKTEARWDKAIQHLKEKDELENSPRDIGKLLKEINIDVETEEEENIKNYLYREFKGDILRAATKGFPEWYKEKLLKRAFLDN
- a CDS encoding metallophosphoesterase; translated protein: MNIWIITDTHFNHDKMVEYCGRPEDFNVRIWKGLDVIREDDLLIHLGDVCIGKDAEVHERLSKLRCKKVLTRGNHDGKSYGWYLSHGWDSVCESITLEFGGNKVIFSHLPLRESSEWDLNIHGHFHNNLHRLLDGIYVVDGEEERNKINLSNLTPKHILLSLEEEGYMPKLLTKLLIESEKEEER
- a CDS encoding pentapeptide repeat-containing protein translates to MKLTKDQVIENLEDVKKYINEIDNKNKKEKTKITLCHWLTGVAIYESEKETKREAILEAVDNGADLRDADLRDADLRDANLCDANLRDANLRDADLRDADLRDANLCGANLCGANLCGANLCGAELDSAKFYGKGGIKPLKKSQLPDFLAALGFKIENQNKKQKSIATYKNEVLKKIDSWIESSKQFDKEWNCGYLAAMEQIRFELESEKEERDGNN
- a CDS encoding HNH endonuclease, giving the protein MAKTLKDLAVDEAKLYVKILANWTCEKCGKTKYESQMHGAHIMPVTYSGTAAEPFNLLCLCAGCHSMGAKSAHQNPVEFTRWLEEAFPGRYDKMKEMAYNYSKNPRPKRDWIEIRKQLKSMVKKLKEE